A DNA window from Melanotaenia boesemani isolate fMelBoe1 chromosome 6, fMelBoe1.pri, whole genome shotgun sequence contains the following coding sequences:
- the LOC121642226 gene encoding cytochrome b5 reductase 4, with translation MLNIPTQSFPAPSSQQRVAPSGQAGRNKVALKPGHSLMDWIRFAKSGKDLTGLRGRLIEVTQEELQKHNTRDDCWTCIRGMVYNVTPYMDYHPGGEEELMKAAGIDGTDLFDQVHRWVNYESMLKECLVGRMATKAPTAVKAIIPSSPPGLAPPASAAPPPNKDSRPRFDWFQTEAAVHLVVYTKRKIPGSGCATVDLQAGVLRVEVLLGKMSYMIHLGLAEEVEGNVSVHTASSVGKIQISIRKQTKGKWTSLGQPREFHNTFLCKKDRAVFYRDCVLVSKTEVTHNTHVFRLQVPHGTVMHVPVGKHVYLKAQIQDTEVVRPYTPVNQSLVAAPHPPSQDSDLYLMIKVYPDGVFTPYLNSLHVGDHISVSGPEGAFSLRPLRDVTNLYLLAAGTGFTPMARLITLALQDFDTIRQTKLLFFNRREEDILWQHELEELAADERFQVENVLSEPSDSWTGRKGRVDEALLNEVLTRPDGSKCLVCVCGPAAFTKITMGLLKQLGFSEEELHAFQG, from the exons ATGTTGAACATTCCGACCCAGTCCTTCCCTGCGCCGAGCTCCCAGCAGAGGGTCGCTCCGTCCGGCCAGGCCGGCAGGAACAAG gtgGCTTTGAAGCCAGGCCATAGTCTGATGGACTGGATTCGGTTTGCCAAGAGTGGAAAGGATCTCACAGGACTCAGAGGACGTCTGATCGAGGTGACCCAGGAAGAGCTTCAGAAACATAACACAAGAGATGACTGCTGGACCTGCATACGAG GTATGGTTTACAATGTGACCCCATATATGGACTACCACcctggtggagaggaggagctGATGAAGGCCGCAGGAATAGATGGTACCGACCTCTTTGACCAG GTCCATCGTTGGGTCAACTATGAGTCCATGTTAAAAGAGTGCCTGGTGGGCAGAATGGCGACGAAGGCTCCAACAGCTGTTAAAG CCATCATCCCTTCATCACCTCCAGGCCTCGCTCCACCTGCCTCAGCGGCTCCTCCACCAAACAAAGATTCCCGGCCTCG gtttgactGGTTCCAGACTGAAGCTGCTGTTCATCTGGTGGTTTACACCAAAAGAAAG ATCCCCGGCTCCGGCTGTGCGACCGTTGACCTGCAGGCAGGTGTACTTCGGGTGGAAGTGCTGCTGGGCAAAATGTCGTACATGATACATCTAG GTCTCGCTGAAGAAGTTGAAGGAAACGTTTCTG TCCACACTGCTTCCTCAGTGGGAAAGATCCAGATCAGCATTCGGAAGCAGACTAAAGGAAAATGGACAAGTCTCGGTCAGCCGCGGGAATTCCACAACACCTTTCTATGCAAAAAAGACCGAG CCGTCTTCTATCGAGATTGTGTGTTGGTATCAAAGACCGAGGTGACCCATAACACCCATGTGTTCAGACTGCAGGTTCCACATGGGACGGTCATGCATGTGCCTGTTGGAAAACACGTCTACCTCAAAGCCCAAATTCAAG ACACTGAGGTAGTGCGGCCGTACACTCCAGTCAATCAAAGCCTGGTAGCCGCTCCCCACCCCCCCTCACAGGACTCAGACCTCTACCTCATGATCAAGGTTTACCCTGATGGAGTTTTCACCCCATATCTCAACAGTCTGCATGTCG GTGACCACATATCTGTCAGTGGTCCGGAGGGAGCTTTCAGTCTCCGCCCACTGCGTGAtgtcacaaatctctacctatTAGCTGCAGGAACAGGGTTCACGCCCATGGCTCGCCTCATCACTCTGGCCCTTCAGGACTTTGACACCATCAG acaAACAAAGCTGCTGTTCTTCAACCGACGAGAGGAGGACATCCTTTGGCAGCATGAACTGGAAGAACTGGCAGCTGATGAACG GTTTCAGGTAGAGAATGTCCTCTCCGAGCCCTCTGATAGCTGGACTGGCCGGAAGGGTCGAGTGGACGAGGCCTTGCTGAACGAGGTCCTCACCAGGCCGGACGGGTCCAAATGCTTGGTCTGTGTTTGTGGCCCTGCAGCCTTTACAAAGATCACCATGGG GTTGCTGAAGCAGCTGGGCTTTAGTGAAGAGGAGCTCCACGCCTTCCAGGGATGA